The genomic DNA CCGTCGCGGCCGGTGAAGAACACGTCCGGGCGTTGCGCGATGTAGTCCTCCATGCCCAGTTCGGTGCCAAAGCAGTGCACGCTTTCGACCCAGCCGGTCTCGATGGCCGGGATCAGCGTGGGGTGCGGGTTGAGCGTCCAGTTGCGGCAGATCTTGCCCTTCAGGCCCAGCGACTCGCCGTAGGTCGGCAAGATCAGCTCGATGGCGGCCGTGTTGAAACCAATGCCGTGGTTGAGCGACTGCACGTTGTGTTTTTCGTAGATGCCGCGGATGGCCATCATCGCCATCAGCACGTGCACCGGTTTGATGTGCCGTGGGTCGCGAGTGAACAGTGGCTCGATGTAGAACGGCTGGTCAGCGACCACCACGAAGTCCACCCAGGAAGCCGGAATGTCCACGCGCGGCAGGTCGTCGACGCGGTCGACCAACTGGTTGACCTGGGCGATCACCAAGCCATCGCTGAAGGCTGCCGGCTCCACCAGTGCCGGGGTGTCCTCGGTACTGGGGCCGGTGTACAGATTACCGTCACGGTCAGCCATGAACCCGGCGACCAGAGTGACATTGGGGATCAGGTCGACCAGCAGGCGCGAGTACAGCTCGATGTAGGTGTGAATGGCGCCGACTTCGAGCAGGCCGTCTTCCAGCAACTGGCCGATGCGCAGGCTCTGCGGGCCGGCGAAAGAAAAGTCGAGCTTGCGGGCAATACCCCGTTCGAACAGGTCCAGATGCTCGGCGCGGCTGACGCTGGGCATGATCATGTGCAGGTCGTGCAGGCGCTCGGGGTCGGCCTTGGCCAGCGAACGGGAGAGGAAGTCGGCCTGCTTCTGGTTGTTGCCTTCGAGCACCACCCGGTCACCTGGGGCGATTAACAGCTCCAGTGCCTCGACGATGCGCTCGGTCGGCAGCACCACACCGTCGGCCAAGTGACGGACCCGCTCCAGGCGGCGCTGCTTCTCGGCGCGCCGCCTGGACCACTGCGGCGGTGGATTCTTCGTTATGGTCATGGGTGACTCCACGGGTTCGCTGTCGTGGGGGCACAGTAGGACGCGGGGGTTTGGTGATCAATCAAGCTGGGGGTGTGATCGTTACGGTCAGGGTAATGGTTGCAATGGGGTTGCCTGCAGTGCACGACCCTGAAAAACTCAAAGCCGTAGCCATGACAAAAACGCACGCCTCACCTGCAGATATATCCATTGTGCAGGGCAATTTTGCATGACAGGATCCACCGATCCTCCAGCGCACTCCAGACTTCACTTGGAAAATCAATAACAAAGCAGGGAGAACGCGATGACCGCGCACGCTCATACCTCGGCAACGGCCCATGTTCTGGCCGAGGTCCGCAACCAGATTGGCCACCTCACCCTCAACCGCCCCAGTGGCCTCAATGCCCTGACCCTCGACATGGTGCGCAGCCTGCGCCACCACCTGGACCGCTGGGCCGATGACCCGCAGGTACAGGCGGTAGTGCTGCGCGGCGAAGGCCCCAAAGGCTTTTGCGCCGGCGGCGACATCCGCTCGCTGCATGACAGCTACAAGGCTGGTGACACGCTGCACGAAGACTTCTTCGTCGAGGAATATGCCCTGGACCTGGCGATCCACCGCTACCGCAAACCTGTGCTGGTGCTGATGGACGGTTTCACCCTCGGTGGCGGCATGGGCCTGGCCCAGGGCTGCGACCTGCGTATCGTCACCGAGCGCAGCCGGCTGGGGATGCCCGAAGTCGGCATCGGCTATTTCCCCGACGTTGGCGGTAGCTACTTCCTCTCGCGTATTCCCGGGGAGCTGGGCACCTATCTGGGCGTCAGTGGCGCGCAGATCCAGGCGGCCGATGCGCTTTATTGCGGGCTGGCTGACTGGTATCTGCCAAGCGAAAAACTCGCTGAACTGGATAAAGGCCTCGACCAACTGGACTTCGGCGCCCATGCGCTCAAGGCCCTGCAGGGTCTGCTGGCCAGGCTGGGCAGCCAGGTACTGGACGACGCGCCGCTGGAAAAGCTGCGCCCGGTCATCGACCACTTCTTCGCCCAGCCTGATATGGCAGCAATCATCGAGCAACTGCGGGCAGTCAGCATCGGCGACAGCCACCAATGGGCGCTGGCCACCGCCGACCAGCTGGAAAGCCGCTCGCCACTGGCCATGGCGGTTACCCTGGAGATGTTGCGCCGCGGCCGTCACCTGCCGCTGGAAGCGTGCTTCGCCATGGAGCTGCACCTTGACCGCCAGTGGTTCCAGCACGGCGACATCATCGAAGGCGTGCGCGCCCTGATCATCGACAAGGACAAGCAGCCACGCTGGAACCCGCCGACCCTGGCGGGCCTGCAACGCCAACGCGTCGACCAATTCTTCGAAGGCCTGTGAGCCGGGGAGTACACAGATGCAAGACCTGGAACTGAGCGAAGAGCAGATCATGATCCGCGACATGGCCCGGGACTTCGCCCGCGGCGAGATCGCCCCGCATGCCCAGGCCTGGGAAAAAGCCGGCTGGATCGATGACGGCGTGGTGCGCAAGATGGGTGAGCTGGGCCTCTTGGGCATGGTCGTGCCGGAAGAGTTCGGCGGCAGCTACACCGATTACGTGGCCTATGCCCTGGCCGTCGAGGAAATTTCCGCAGGCTGTGGCGCAACCGGTGCGATGATGAGCATCCACAATTCGGTGGGCTGCGGCCCGCTGCTGGCCTATGGCACGCCCGAGCAGCAGCAGGCATGGCTGCCGCGCCTGGCCAGCGGTGAAGTGATCGGCTGCTTCTGCCTGACCGAGCCGCAGGC from Pseudomonas putida includes the following:
- the mdcA gene encoding malonate decarboxylase subunit alpha, whose amino-acid sequence is MTITKNPPPQWSRRRAEKQRRLERVRHLADGVVLPTERIVEALELLIAPGDRVVLEGNNQKQADFLSRSLAKADPERLHDLHMIMPSVSRAEHLDLFERGIARKLDFSFAGPQSLRIGQLLEDGLLEVGAIHTYIELYSRLLVDLIPNVTLVAGFMADRDGNLYTGPSTEDTPALVEPAAFSDGLVIAQVNQLVDRVDDLPRVDIPASWVDFVVVADQPFYIEPLFTRDPRHIKPVHVLMAMMAIRGIYEKHNVQSLNHGIGFNTAAIELILPTYGESLGLKGKICRNWTLNPHPTLIPAIETGWVESVHCFGTELGMEDYIAQRPDVFFTGRDGSLRSNRMMCQLAGQYAVDLFIGATLQVDGDGHSSTVTRGRLAGFGGAPNMGHDPRGRRHATPAWLDMTVPETLLERGRKLVVQMVETYQEGGKPTFVETLDAVEVAKKAGMPLAPVMIYGDDVTHLLTEEGIAYLYKARSLQERQQMIAAVAGVTAIGLRHDPKDTLRLRQQGLVALPEDLGIRRTDASRELLAARSIADLVEWSGGLYNPPARFRSW
- a CDS encoding enoyl-CoA hydratase/isomerase family protein, translating into MTAHAHTSATAHVLAEVRNQIGHLTLNRPSGLNALTLDMVRSLRHHLDRWADDPQVQAVVLRGEGPKGFCAGGDIRSLHDSYKAGDTLHEDFFVEEYALDLAIHRYRKPVLVLMDGFTLGGGMGLAQGCDLRIVTERSRLGMPEVGIGYFPDVGGSYFLSRIPGELGTYLGVSGAQIQAADALYCGLADWYLPSEKLAELDKGLDQLDFGAHALKALQGLLARLGSQVLDDAPLEKLRPVIDHFFAQPDMAAIIEQLRAVSIGDSHQWALATADQLESRSPLAMAVTLEMLRRGRHLPLEACFAMELHLDRQWFQHGDIIEGVRALIIDKDKQPRWNPPTLAGLQRQRVDQFFEGL